One Micromonospora sp. WMMD812 genomic window carries:
- a CDS encoding ribokinase, producing MSAHVVVVGSTNLDLVVTAPQLPRPGETVLGENFRTVPGGKGANQAVAAARAGAACDFVGAVGDDEFGAQLRTSLVAAGVDVRGLRTVAGPSGVALIAVDRAAENFIVVAPGANGELTDLDADDRATIAGADVLLLQLEVPLPTVLRAADWARAAGTTVVLNAAPAAPLPAELLDLVDVLVVNEHEAAIVAGVFSDEPPVLLDALLELVPRVVLTLGARGAAYADRRGLRLEIPAPRIDAVDTTAAGDAFTGAFAVSWAERGGAVSEDSVAASLRWACAAGAACALRPGASTALPERAAIDALHDATYRGTP from the coding sequence TTGAGCGCACACGTGGTGGTGGTGGGCAGCACCAACCTGGACCTGGTGGTCACGGCCCCGCAGCTGCCCCGCCCCGGCGAGACGGTGCTCGGCGAGAACTTCCGCACCGTGCCCGGCGGCAAGGGCGCCAACCAGGCGGTCGCCGCCGCGCGGGCCGGCGCGGCCTGCGACTTCGTGGGCGCGGTCGGCGACGACGAGTTCGGCGCCCAGCTGCGGACGAGCCTGGTGGCGGCCGGGGTGGACGTCCGGGGACTGCGTACCGTCGCGGGCCCGTCCGGCGTCGCGCTGATCGCGGTCGACCGGGCCGCGGAGAACTTCATCGTGGTCGCGCCCGGCGCCAACGGGGAACTCACCGACCTCGACGCCGACGACCGCGCGACGATCGCCGGGGCCGACGTGCTGCTGCTCCAGCTCGAGGTGCCGCTGCCGACCGTGCTCCGGGCGGCCGACTGGGCCCGGGCCGCGGGCACCACCGTGGTGCTCAACGCGGCGCCCGCCGCGCCGCTGCCGGCGGAGCTGCTCGACCTGGTCGACGTGCTGGTGGTCAACGAACACGAGGCGGCGATCGTCGCCGGTGTCTTCTCCGACGAGCCGCCCGTGCTGCTCGACGCCCTGCTGGAGCTGGTGCCCCGGGTGGTGCTGACCCTGGGCGCCCGCGGCGCCGCGTACGCCGACCGCCGGGGCCTGCGGCTGGAGATCCCGGCCCCGCGCATCGACGCGGTGGACACCACCGCGGCGGGCGACGCGTTCACCGGCGCGTTCGCCGTCTCCTGGGCCGAGCGGGGCGGCGCCGTCAGCGAGGACAGTGTCGCGGCGAGCCTGCGCTGGGCCTGCGCCGCCGGCGCCGCCTGCGCCCTGCGCCCCGGCGCGTCCACCGCCCTGCCCGAGCGGGCCGCCATCGACGCCCTGCACGACGCGACCTACCGAGGTACCCCGTGA
- a CDS encoding ADP-ribosylglycohydrolase family protein — MRITWVQPEDLLPHELAASRDEGRDVAALAQRWTAAGGDLTPPVSGASPTPAAPELRALAAELLDAADALPAVRADDEPDDLAALRATWPAAWSLPTEVSYDRLHGAWLGRAAGCLLGKPVEKIPREGIREILDATGRWPLRDWFTAKGLPAEVAARWPWNRRSAPTSLAENIDGMPEDDDLNYALLALRVLETRGRDFTSADVAQAWLDWLPGGRVFTAERVAYRNLLLGLAPPESARRHNPFREWIGAQIRTDVYGWVNPGRPDRAAELAWRDATVSHVRGGVHGALWAAALAAAAPVAGDVDEVLDAAEAVLPPRSRFEATVREARALGAGADDWERVVDELYARHGHLHWVHVRNNAALVAAALAYGRGDLERSITAVVSGGWDTDSTGATVGAVAGALAGAEALPARWVAPLRNRLASSIAGFDGIGFDELAERTRVLAGAAS; from the coding sequence GTGAGGATCACCTGGGTCCAGCCGGAGGACCTGCTGCCGCACGAACTGGCGGCGAGCCGGGACGAGGGCCGCGACGTGGCCGCACTCGCGCAGCGGTGGACGGCGGCTGGCGGGGACCTCACCCCGCCGGTCAGCGGGGCGTCGCCGACTCCGGCGGCGCCGGAGCTGCGGGCGCTCGCCGCCGAGCTGCTCGACGCGGCGGACGCCCTGCCCGCCGTGCGGGCCGACGACGAGCCGGACGACCTGGCCGCGCTGCGGGCCACCTGGCCGGCGGCCTGGTCGCTGCCGACCGAGGTGTCGTACGACCGGCTGCACGGCGCGTGGCTCGGCCGGGCGGCCGGCTGCCTGCTCGGCAAGCCGGTGGAGAAGATCCCCCGGGAGGGGATCCGCGAGATCCTCGACGCGACCGGCCGCTGGCCGCTGCGCGACTGGTTCACCGCCAAGGGGCTGCCGGCCGAGGTCGCCGCCCGCTGGCCGTGGAACCGGCGCAGCGCGCCGACCAGCCTCGCCGAGAACATCGACGGCATGCCCGAGGACGACGACCTGAACTACGCGCTGCTCGCGCTGCGCGTCCTCGAGACGCGCGGGCGGGACTTCACCAGCGCCGACGTCGCGCAGGCCTGGCTGGACTGGCTGCCCGGCGGACGCGTCTTCACCGCGGAGCGGGTGGCGTACCGGAACCTGCTGCTCGGGCTCGCGCCGCCGGAGAGCGCCCGGCGGCACAACCCGTTCCGCGAGTGGATCGGCGCGCAGATCCGCACCGACGTGTACGGCTGGGTCAACCCCGGCCGGCCGGACCGGGCCGCCGAGCTGGCCTGGCGGGACGCCACGGTCAGCCACGTCCGGGGCGGGGTGCACGGTGCGCTCTGGGCCGCCGCCCTCGCCGCCGCCGCGCCGGTCGCCGGCGACGTGGACGAGGTGCTGGACGCGGCCGAGGCGGTGCTGCCGCCGCGCAGCCGGTTCGAGGCGACGGTCCGCGAGGCCCGTGCCCTCGGCGCCGGCGCCGACGACTGGGAGCGGGTGGTCGACGAGCTGTACGCCCGGCACGGGCACCTGCACTGGGTGCACGTCCGCAACAACGCCGCGCTGGTGGCCGCCGCGCTGGCGTACGGGCGGGGCGACCTGGAGCGGTCCATCACCGCGGTCGTCAGCGGGGGATGGGACACCGACTCGACCGGGGCCACCGTGGGCGCGGTCGCCGGCGCGCTCGCCGGCGCGGAGGCGCTGCCCGCCCGCTGGGTCGCCCCGCTACGCAACCGGCTGGCCAGCAGCATCGCCGGCTTCGACGGGATCGGCTTCGACGAGCTGGCCGAGCGCACCCGGGTGTTGGCCGGAGCCGCGTCGTGA
- a CDS encoding ADP-ribosylglycohydrolase family protein, giving the protein MSLLLDTSVGCLVGAAVGDALGGATETALPEQIRARFGGWVEGIVPPYHADWATARPLAPYHKGDGHITDDTLMTHALVRAYAAKRDHLDAYDVVELLVPDLIERVVYIPDLEREGVTFHRLAAAERWLVTRLHHAHADPREAGVGNIVNCGAAMYMAPVGIVNAGDPAGAYAEAVEIAGAHQHSYGREAAAVFAAAVAAAATPGAGVEDVVTAALDLARDGTRAAIDAVVKEARGHHDWKAAIPALRAAVAPYDTVGEEYRSPGLGARRPSRLHAIEELPVAIGMLVVAGGEFRPAVLGSVNYGRDADSTATMAGAIAGALGGAAAVPAEWSDVVASASRTDLVEPARVLATVATEVFERDRARFTRRSERFAGLADGPVPDPRRPATDGAARDEEPTR; this is encoded by the coding sequence ATGTCACTCTTGCTCGACACTTCGGTCGGCTGCCTGGTCGGCGCCGCGGTGGGGGACGCCCTCGGGGGCGCCACCGAGACGGCGCTGCCGGAGCAGATCCGCGCCCGGTTCGGCGGCTGGGTCGAGGGCATCGTGCCCCCGTACCACGCCGACTGGGCCACCGCTCGGCCACTCGCGCCGTACCACAAGGGCGACGGGCACATCACCGACGACACGCTGATGACCCACGCCCTGGTCCGCGCCTACGCGGCCAAGCGGGACCACCTCGACGCGTACGACGTGGTGGAGCTGCTGGTCCCCGATCTGATCGAGCGGGTGGTCTACATCCCCGACCTGGAGCGGGAGGGGGTGACCTTCCACCGGCTCGCGGCCGCCGAGCGGTGGCTGGTCACCCGCCTGCACCACGCCCACGCGGACCCGCGTGAGGCCGGGGTGGGCAACATCGTCAATTGTGGTGCGGCCATGTACATGGCCCCGGTCGGCATCGTCAACGCGGGCGACCCGGCCGGGGCGTACGCCGAGGCGGTGGAGATCGCCGGGGCGCACCAGCACAGCTACGGGCGCGAGGCCGCGGCGGTGTTCGCCGCCGCGGTCGCCGCGGCCGCCACCCCCGGGGCGGGCGTCGAGGACGTCGTCACCGCGGCCCTGGACCTGGCCCGCGACGGCACCCGGGCGGCCATCGACGCGGTCGTCAAGGAGGCCCGGGGGCACCACGACTGGAAGGCCGCGATCCCCGCGCTGCGGGCCGCGGTCGCCCCCTACGACACGGTGGGGGAGGAGTACCGCAGCCCCGGCCTCGGCGCCCGACGGCCGAGCCGGCTGCACGCCATCGAGGAGCTGCCGGTGGCGATCGGCATGCTCGTGGTCGCCGGCGGCGAGTTCCGCCCGGCGGTGCTCGGCTCGGTGAACTACGGCCGGGACGCCGACTCCACCGCCACCATGGCCGGCGCGATCGCCGGAGCGCTCGGCGGCGCCGCGGCGGTGCCGGCCGAGTGGTCCGACGTGGTCGCGTCCGCGTCCCGCACCGACCTGGTGGAGCCCGCCCGTGTCCTCGCGACGGTGGCCACCGAGGTCTTCGAGCGGGACCGGGCCCGGTTCACCCGACGCTCGGAGCGCTTCGCCGGTCTGGCCGACGGCCCGGTGCCCGACCCGCGCCGACCCGCCACGGACGGCGCGGCGCGGGACGAGGAGCCGACCCGGTGA
- a CDS encoding sugar ABC transporter substrate-binding protein — protein sequence MLRTRFRRLAAAAAVAVVGLGALAACGDGGGDEATSGPVKLRFLSLAWQKESLQANKDLVAKWNAEHPDIQVEYVQGDWNSVHDQLLTSFEGGDAPDIVHYEASAIGEFSKQGYLADLSGLISGDLKGQIDQGVWDTATYDGKVTGVPFLLESQVVIANKKLLDAAGVAVPPADGGWTWDEFQANAQKLTKPGQYGVAWALKSPTNRVLNLALNYDGKFFYTDGGRTEVKVGDAEKEIPKRIHDMIYTSKSATPEALGMSGADTLPGFFGGKYAMLPGSVSLRQQMVEQAPAGFEWVTLPPVKGLSAKQAANPQTLSISEESKHKKQAAQFLEYFLNPTNMAALAKGDWLVPTGKQANEELVKLTGGKQGWDVAADSAADLTVAPFQMADGYPEWKTKYATPALQQYFANKITLDQLGTQLVDGGKQVLR from the coding sequence ATGCTCCGTACCCGATTCCGTCGACTCGCCGCGGCCGCCGCGGTAGCGGTCGTCGGCCTCGGCGCGCTCGCCGCCTGCGGTGACGGCGGCGGCGACGAGGCCACGTCCGGCCCGGTCAAGCTGCGCTTCCTCAGCCTCGCCTGGCAGAAGGAGTCGCTGCAGGCCAACAAGGACCTGGTCGCCAAATGGAACGCCGAGCACCCGGACATCCAGGTCGAGTACGTCCAGGGTGACTGGAACTCGGTGCACGACCAGCTGCTGACCTCGTTCGAGGGCGGCGACGCGCCGGACATCGTGCACTACGAGGCCTCGGCCATCGGCGAGTTCAGCAAGCAGGGCTACCTGGCCGACCTCTCCGGGCTGATCTCCGGCGACCTGAAGGGCCAGATCGACCAGGGCGTCTGGGACACCGCCACGTACGACGGCAAGGTCACCGGCGTGCCGTTCCTGCTGGAGTCGCAGGTCGTCATCGCCAACAAGAAGCTGCTCGACGCCGCCGGCGTCGCGGTGCCGCCGGCCGACGGCGGCTGGACCTGGGACGAGTTCCAGGCCAACGCGCAGAAGCTCACCAAGCCGGGCCAGTACGGCGTGGCCTGGGCGCTGAAGTCCCCGACCAACCGGGTGCTGAACCTGGCGCTCAACTACGACGGCAAGTTCTTCTACACCGACGGCGGCCGCACCGAGGTCAAGGTCGGTGACGCGGAGAAGGAGATCCCGAAGCGGATCCACGACATGATCTACACGTCGAAGTCCGCCACCCCGGAGGCGCTCGGCATGAGCGGCGCGGACACCCTGCCCGGCTTCTTCGGCGGCAAGTACGCGATGCTGCCCGGCTCGGTGTCGCTGCGTCAGCAGATGGTCGAGCAGGCGCCGGCCGGCTTCGAGTGGGTCACCCTGCCGCCGGTCAAGGGTCTCTCCGCCAAGCAGGCGGCGAACCCGCAGACGCTGTCCATCTCCGAGGAGTCCAAGCACAAGAAGCAGGCCGCGCAGTTCCTCGAGTACTTCCTCAACCCCACGAACATGGCCGCGCTGGCCAAGGGTGACTGGCTCGTGCCGACCGGCAAGCAGGCCAACGAGGAGCTGGTCAAGCTCACCGGCGGCAAGCAGGGCTGGGACGTCGCCGCGGACAGCGCCGCCGACCTGACCGTCGCCCCGTTCCAGATGGCCGACGGCTACCCGGAGTGGAAGACCAAGTACGCCACCCCGGCCCTCCAGCAGTACTTCGCCAACAAGATCACCCTGGACCAGCTCGGCACGCAGCTGGTCGACGGTGGCAAGCAGGTTCTGAGGTAG
- a CDS encoding carbohydrate ABC transporter permease: protein MFGKPSRAGRTLQYVALAGYLIFLGFPLVWLVSTAFKPPRELVQLHPTLIPSNPTVQNFVQAFTEQELGRAAWNSLQVSLASAVLTVLVAMPASYALARFRSKLGTAALGWVLLSQLFPFVLLIIPIFLVLRQVGLANTHAGLVLIYVVWALPFALWMLQGFVRNIPRELEEAASVDGATRVQILRRVVFPLLAPGLVATALFSFISAWNEFFFALVLIKTPELATLPVALARFVGIEGTARLGPLAAGSLLATLPSLIFFAFMQRRLSSGSLAGAVKG from the coding sequence ATGTTCGGAAAGCCGAGCCGCGCGGGCCGGACGCTGCAGTACGTCGCCCTCGCCGGCTACCTGATCTTCCTCGGGTTCCCGCTGGTCTGGCTGGTCTCGACGGCGTTCAAGCCGCCCCGCGAGCTGGTCCAGCTGCACCCGACGCTGATTCCCAGCAACCCGACCGTGCAGAACTTCGTGCAGGCGTTCACCGAGCAGGAGCTGGGCCGGGCCGCGTGGAACAGCCTCCAGGTCTCGCTCGCCTCGGCGGTGCTGACCGTCCTGGTGGCGATGCCCGCGTCGTACGCGCTGGCCCGGTTCCGCTCGAAGCTCGGCACCGCGGCGCTGGGTTGGGTGCTGCTCTCCCAACTCTTCCCGTTCGTGCTGCTGATCATCCCGATCTTCCTGGTGCTGCGGCAGGTCGGCCTGGCCAACACCCACGCCGGACTGGTGCTGATCTACGTGGTCTGGGCGCTGCCGTTCGCGCTCTGGATGCTCCAGGGCTTCGTCCGCAACATCCCGCGGGAGTTGGAGGAGGCCGCCTCGGTGGACGGCGCGACCCGGGTGCAGATCCTGCGCCGGGTGGTCTTCCCGCTGCTCGCCCCCGGCCTGGTGGCGACCGCGCTGTTCTCGTTCATCTCGGCCTGGAACGAGTTCTTCTTCGCCCTGGTGCTGATCAAGACGCCCGAGCTGGCGACCCTCCCGGTCGCGCTGGCCCGGTTCGTCGGCATCGAGGGCACCGCCCGCCTGGGCCCGCTCGCGGCCGGCTCGCTGCTGGCCACGCTGCCCAGCCTGATCTTCTTCGCGTTCATGCAACGCCGGCTCTCGTCCGGGTCGCTCGCCGGCGCGGTCAAGGGCTGA
- a CDS encoding sugar ABC transporter permease — translation MTTLAERPDVERAGKSRRPTRFRSDRTTIYLLLLPSLLPILVLSVFPLLRGIYLGFTDARAGRNVEISFTGLQNYKELLGDELFWNSFKIGLVWALGVTVLQFVLALGLALLLNQQLRFRGVARVLAVVPWAMPPVVVGILWKLVYHPDAGLLNEFFHRIGADGLRTNWLGDFSTALPAVIIVGVWAGMPQTTVVLLAGLQGVARELHEAAAVDGASTWHRFRHVTLPALAPVIVAITSLDFIWNFNSFGLVYVLTAGGPGGKTMLPMLFAYEEAFRYGNYGYAAALGNVMVVIIVALLAVYLRRRLREAN, via the coding sequence ATGACCACGCTGGCCGAGCGGCCGGACGTCGAGCGGGCCGGGAAGTCCCGCCGGCCGACCCGGTTCCGGTCCGACCGGACCACCATCTACCTGCTGCTGCTGCCCTCGCTGCTGCCGATCCTCGTGCTGTCGGTCTTTCCGCTGCTGCGCGGCATCTACCTCGGTTTCACCGACGCCCGCGCCGGTCGTAACGTCGAGATCAGCTTCACCGGCCTGCAGAACTACAAGGAACTCCTCGGCGACGAGCTGTTCTGGAACTCGTTCAAGATCGGTCTGGTCTGGGCGCTCGGGGTGACCGTGCTCCAGTTCGTGCTCGCCCTGGGGCTGGCCCTGCTGCTCAACCAGCAGCTGCGGTTCCGGGGCGTCGCCCGGGTGCTGGCCGTCGTGCCGTGGGCGATGCCGCCGGTCGTGGTCGGCATCCTGTGGAAGCTCGTCTACCACCCGGACGCCGGCCTGCTCAACGAGTTCTTCCACCGGATCGGCGCCGACGGGCTGCGTACGAACTGGCTGGGCGACTTCAGCACCGCGCTGCCCGCCGTGATCATCGTCGGCGTCTGGGCCGGCATGCCCCAGACCACGGTGGTGCTGCTGGCCGGCCTGCAGGGCGTGGCCCGGGAACTGCACGAGGCGGCGGCGGTGGACGGAGCCAGCACCTGGCACCGGTTCCGGCACGTCACGCTGCCGGCGCTGGCCCCGGTGATCGTGGCCATCACGTCGCTCGACTTCATCTGGAACTTCAACTCGTTCGGACTGGTCTACGTGCTGACCGCCGGCGGACCGGGCGGCAAGACCATGCTGCCGATGCTCTTCGCGTACGAGGAGGCGTTCCGCTACGGCAACTACGGCTACGCCGCCGCGCTCGGCAACGTGATGGTCGTGATCATCGTCGCGCTGCTCGCCGTCTATCTCCGCCGTCGGCTGAGGGAGGCCAACTGA
- a CDS encoding LacI family DNA-binding transcriptional regulator has product MGRKRLQESADGRPTVHTVAARAGVSIASASRVLNGVGGSPETIRKVRAAAAEVGYVPNAIARSLQSQRTGLVALAVEDIGNPVYVQMMRAIEAVVASSGRQLLVHATGGRIDNETALLRRLANRYVDGMIVSPIRVTGDHLAALVDSPVPVVVVGQLGADAPVDNVRTDSRHGVSLAVDHLVAAGRRRIGFVNGPLDTVPGAARDAGFRAAVAGHGIDLDENLVEVGDFQYAAGRAATERLLARTDPDALVCANDLIAVGALHALLAAGRRVPEDVALVGMDDTDLARMMFPQLSSVSLGSAERGRRAAELLLQRIADPSLPPRREQVAPHLVVRASSGATVPAPRPATDPGAQAPSHPSSEGATP; this is encoded by the coding sequence GTGGGCCGTAAACGTTTACAGGAGTCAGCCGACGGGCGACCGACGGTGCACACCGTCGCCGCGCGCGCCGGCGTCTCCATCGCGTCCGCCTCGCGGGTGCTCAACGGCGTCGGCGGCAGCCCGGAGACCATCCGCAAGGTGCGCGCCGCGGCGGCCGAGGTGGGCTACGTGCCGAACGCGATCGCCCGATCCCTCCAGTCGCAGCGCACCGGCCTGGTCGCGCTCGCCGTGGAGGACATCGGCAACCCGGTCTACGTGCAGATGATGCGGGCCATCGAGGCGGTGGTGGCGTCCTCCGGGCGGCAGCTGCTGGTGCACGCCACCGGCGGGCGGATCGACAACGAGACGGCCCTGCTGCGCCGGCTCGCCAACCGGTACGTGGACGGGATGATCGTCTCGCCGATCCGGGTCACCGGCGACCACCTGGCCGCGCTGGTGGACAGCCCGGTGCCGGTGGTGGTGGTCGGCCAGCTCGGCGCGGACGCCCCGGTGGACAACGTCCGGACCGACTCCCGGCACGGCGTCTCGCTGGCCGTCGACCACCTGGTGGCCGCCGGCCGCCGCCGGATCGGCTTCGTCAACGGCCCGCTCGACACCGTCCCGGGCGCCGCCCGTGACGCCGGGTTCCGGGCCGCCGTCGCCGGCCACGGCATCGACCTCGACGAGAACCTGGTCGAGGTCGGCGACTTCCAGTACGCGGCCGGCCGGGCCGCCACCGAGCGGCTGCTCGCCCGCACCGACCCGGACGCCCTGGTCTGCGCCAACGACCTGATCGCGGTCGGCGCGCTGCACGCCCTGCTGGCCGCCGGGCGTCGGGTGCCCGAGGACGTCGCCCTGGTCGGCATGGACGACACCGACCTCGCCCGGATGATGTTCCCCCAGCTCTCCAGTGTCTCGCTCGGCTCGGCCGAACGCGGTCGCCGGGCCGCCGAACTGCTCCTGCAGCGCATCGCCGACCCGAGCCTGCCGCCGCGCCGCGAGCAGGTAGCACCGCACCTCGTCGTCCGCGCCTCCAGCGGAGCGACAGTGCCGGCCCCCCGGCCGGCCACCGACCCGGGTGCCCAGGCGCCCTCCCACCCGTCCAGCGAAGGGGCGACGCCATGA
- a CDS encoding snapalysin family zinc-dependent metalloprotease, with translation MFRRHLLRTALAVLVAILAAAGTQVATGTAASAVRTLYYDASRTGEFRTNFDQAAQIWNSRVSTVRLLPGTPASVTIYVDDGWPRAQPTGLGSGRIWMGRTAVNQGYHRTRIAAHEFGHILGLPDRRTGLCSDLMSGSSAPVSCTNAYPSSAEATRVNSLFAGTLAAPAAGRTYTWTGADADDVTPLVVGGRPATENYPFLVYLSGCTGSLIKANWAVTARHCPTPSSVRVGSIYRNSGGTVVGVVRGVNHPSTDVKLLQLSSSVSQAPAPIPSTSGAVGTATRIIGWGQTCAPRGCGPAPTVAYELDTSIVSDSRCAGINGPYEICTNNTNGNSGACYGDSGGPQVRRVNGVWNLIGATSRAGNNNPTCATAPSIYGDLPSIRSWINSQVGGLPS, from the coding sequence ATGTTCCGACGACACCTACTGCGTACGGCGCTGGCCGTGCTGGTGGCGATCCTGGCCGCGGCCGGGACGCAGGTCGCCACCGGCACGGCCGCCTCCGCGGTCCGGACCCTCTACTACGACGCGAGCCGGACCGGTGAGTTCCGCACCAACTTCGACCAGGCCGCGCAGATCTGGAACAGCCGGGTCAGCACCGTCCGGCTCCTGCCGGGCACCCCGGCCAGCGTCACCATCTACGTCGACGACGGCTGGCCGCGGGCGCAGCCGACCGGGCTCGGCTCCGGCCGGATCTGGATGGGGCGCACCGCCGTCAACCAGGGGTATCACCGGACGCGGATCGCCGCCCACGAGTTCGGCCACATCCTGGGCCTGCCGGACCGCCGCACCGGGCTCTGCTCGGACCTCATGTCCGGCAGCAGCGCCCCGGTGTCCTGCACCAACGCGTACCCCAGCTCGGCCGAGGCGACCCGAGTGAACTCCCTGTTCGCCGGTACCCTGGCCGCGCCCGCCGCCGGGCGGACGTACACGTGGACCGGCGCCGACGCCGACGACGTGACGCCGCTGGTGGTCGGCGGCCGCCCGGCCACCGAGAACTACCCGTTCCTGGTCTACCTCTCCGGCTGCACCGGATCGCTGATCAAGGCCAACTGGGCGGTCACCGCGCGGCACTGCCCGACCCCCTCGTCGGTGCGGGTGGGCAGCATCTACCGCAACAGCGGCGGCACGGTGGTCGGGGTGGTCCGCGGGGTCAACCACCCGAGCACCGACGTGAAGCTGCTGCAACTGTCGAGCTCGGTGAGCCAGGCGCCAGCGCCGATCCCGAGCACCTCCGGGGCGGTGGGCACGGCGACCCGGATCATCGGCTGGGGCCAGACCTGCGCTCCCCGGGGCTGCGGGCCCGCCCCGACCGTCGCCTACGAACTGGACACCTCGATCGTGTCGGACAGCCGCTGCGCGGGCATCAACGGGCCGTACGAGATCTGCACCAACAACACGAACGGCAACTCCGGCGCCTGCTACGGCGACTCCGGCGGCCCGCAGGTGCGGCGGGTCAACGGGGTGTGGAACCTCATCGGCGCGACCAGTCGGGCCGGCAACAACAACCCGACCTGCGCCACCGCGCCGTCCATCTACGGCGACCTGCCGTCGATCCGGTCGTGGATCAACAGCCAGGTCGGCGGCCTGCCGTCCTGA
- a CDS encoding DUF5937 family protein, which produces MMLVGLDARDLATTRFAVSPLWEAVGSARILTRPQWFPEHLPWVERARPRLATVDWRLLVDLVSTSTGVIPGFVCPPPSTSQPTLDVELATLAATPAEAVRAELDGVPGPRPPRLAELYADPTAGLRRLADVVRAYADAAIGPYWPRMRTLLEREVLLGARRMASDGVDGLLNHLDPYVRLDGDTLHVEHLVCSGAVRLDGRGLLLVPSVFCGPRVWSNFGSPGQPVLRYPARAVATLWERDPSPPGRGLARVLGRTRAALLHELAVPTSTTELAERCRLTAGTVSAHLGALRDAGLVGTHRTGRFVLYARTTAAEALLAATGAGAR; this is translated from the coding sequence ATGATGCTGGTCGGGCTGGACGCGCGGGACCTGGCGACCACGCGATTTGCGGTGTCGCCGCTGTGGGAGGCGGTCGGCAGCGCTCGGATCCTGACGCGGCCCCAGTGGTTCCCGGAGCACCTGCCCTGGGTCGAGCGGGCCCGGCCGCGCCTGGCGACGGTCGACTGGCGACTCCTGGTCGACCTGGTGTCGACGTCCACCGGCGTCATCCCGGGCTTCGTGTGCCCGCCACCGTCCACCTCGCAGCCGACGCTCGACGTCGAGCTGGCCACCCTCGCCGCCACGCCGGCCGAGGCCGTCCGGGCCGAGCTGGACGGCGTGCCCGGGCCGCGGCCGCCCCGGCTGGCCGAGCTGTACGCCGACCCGACGGCCGGCCTGCGGCGACTGGCGGACGTCGTCCGGGCGTACGCCGACGCCGCCATCGGGCCGTACTGGCCGAGGATGCGCACCCTGCTGGAGCGGGAGGTGCTGCTCGGGGCACGGCGGATGGCCTCCGACGGGGTGGACGGCCTGCTCAACCACCTCGACCCGTACGTCCGGCTCGACGGCGACACCCTGCACGTGGAGCACCTGGTGTGCTCCGGCGCGGTCCGGCTGGACGGACGAGGGCTGCTGCTCGTCCCGTCGGTCTTCTGCGGCCCGCGCGTCTGGTCGAACTTCGGCTCGCCGGGCCAGCCGGTGCTGCGCTACCCGGCCCGCGCGGTGGCCACGCTCTGGGAGCGGGACCCGTCGCCGCCGGGCCGTGGGCTGGCCCGGGTCTTGGGGCGGACCCGGGCGGCGCTGCTGCACGAGCTGGCCGTGCCCACCTCGACCACGGAGCTGGCCGAGCGCTGCCGGCTGACCGCGGGGACGGTGTCCGCGCATCTCGGGGCGCTGCGGGACGCCGGTCTGGTCGGCACCCACCGGACCGGTCGCTTCGTGCTCTACGCCCGGACGACGGCGGCGGAGGCGTTGCTCGCCGCGACCGGCGCCGGCGCCCGCTGA